Below is a genomic region from Virgibacillus dokdonensis.
TTGTTCTCCCGGATATATGCTTGCACTTGCCGTGTTTTAGATGCACCTGTTAATGCAATAAATCCACAATGTTCATCTACTTCACGAAAAGAAAGAGCATCCAACAATGATTCGCTAAATACAACCGTCTTTGTTTCCTCTGGAATCTCAATAAAAAAATCCTTCGTGTCTTTAGAAGGATTCATGATTAACTGTATTTCTTTGGGCTCCAGTGTTGGATCAATACTAGAACGTAACAACACTCGATCTAAAATGTTACTTTTATCATAAAGAGAAAAAACCAAATTTCGCTTACACATCCAGCTATTGTTAGAGTAATCTTTTCCTAACAAGCTACTTGTTTTTTTGAAAAAGTATTTTGCCACCTCTTTATTTTGTAAATCAACAATATGTTTTCTTGCTGTTTCTTTTGATAATCCACGGTAGCCATTATCTAGTGCTTCACTTTTAAACCCTGTTTTGGCAAAAGAAAAGAGCCTCATCGACCAAGTTAATGCTTCTTTTTGGTCATCTGAAAGGCTCGGATAGGTTTCTTGCATCTTTCCTATTTCGGGATGTAAGCTCTTTTTCTCCTGGAACTGTAATAGCATTCGTTCTCCACAATGATTCTCACGGTTGCATTGAATAAAGTTTGTGTTGTTCTTATATATAAATGCCTCATGTTCGTTGCATTCTGGACAATTACAGATATAATAACGTCCTTTATCTTCTGCATTCAACTCAGCTAGCGCATCCTCAATATTTTGATAAACCAACCTTTTATACAAACTTTGTTTATGCATTTTCACCACCCTCAAGCATCCTTCGTATTTTCACGGCATATCTTTGGACAATCGGCTCAATGACTTTCACTTCTACTTCTTCATCCGTATCTAGCATTGTGCCCTCAAACAATAAGTGATGGTAACAATGGTGAAACGATTGGATTAATTCATTATGGAGCTGGTATGCTTTTTGAAATCCTTTATCAACTACGAAAGTTTCCCCAAACAATTTATCTTCTAGCCTTTGATACGCCATATTGTGTATCATCAATATGTTAATACATTGTTCCTGTAGTGATTGATAATTGGTCACTACATGAGTAATGATCCTTTTAAAGTTTTTATCGTTATTCATATATGATTTTAGCTCTATATCGTCACCTACTCTATCAATCACAGCATCAAAACTAGTACGTATTGCAGTCATCACATGTTCCATTTCTGCAAAGATGCTTGTTTCAATAATAGGACTAATTCCATTGTAGAGTGATTTTAATTGTTCATTGTTTAAGTCTAACGGGATGCTTCGTTTCGATGGATCACACATCACTTTACAGAAACGAATTTCAAATGCTGAATATGGATCAACAGATTTTCCATGAACAGTATTATTCTTTGTATTTGAGGACTTTTTAGTTACTTCTTCTACTTCCACCAATTTCACCTCACGTCTATATCCAATTCGTATTGTTCATGCAAGGCTTCTCCATTAAAGAGAAGCCATAAACTATAACTGACTCCCTTATAGTGCTATAAAGTTTTGCACACAAACCGATTCATCCAACTCTTGTTTTTCAGCAATCGCTTGTTCCATAGATCGAATGTCATCAATATTTTGAATGGGTTCAGTTAAGGTAACATCAATGTTTCCCCACCCTTCCGAATAAATGTAACTTACAAAATACTTGTGCTCTTTCGCCATTGTTCAAACACCTCCTGAATGCAAAAAATAATTCAGACATTAAAATCCAACAACACGTCCTCCCATCCAACTAACAAGGCTCGCTGCTAAATAAACAATGCCAAAACCAATGGCAACATTAACCATCCAACCAGTGTACAATTCCTTCTTTTGAGGATCTTTTGCAAAAGTCCACAGTAGACCAATGACAACAAGTACTAGCCCTGCTAGAACTGGTGCAACTGGTTTAATTCCATCAGTTATATTTGTGATTGTTTGAATTGCATCTTGCATAGATTTTCAACTCCTTTCCCTTCAAGTAGTTGTCTTTAGGATTGCTTAGCTACCTCTGTAATTTGTTTTCGATTATGAACATTAAAATTCAAGATAATTTCCTGATGTTGCATATGAAGCCACTCATAATAAGATTCACCATTTGCTTCTACAATTTCTTTTGCCAATGCTTCAAATTCTTTAAAGGCAGTTGGTTTTGTTGGTTTCTTCTTTTTTGATTGTGAAGCCTTCTTTTGTGAATCAGGTGAATGTTTCTCTTTAACTTTCAATGTTTCGACTTGTTGATTTTCCTTTTGTGTATGATCAGACATTCTGTTTCACCTCCTAAAAAAGAGCAAAATAAAAACTCTTTTCTCGTAAAAGAAAAGAGTTAATAGGAAGTATCAAACTTCCTGATACTAATACTTTAACACCGTTTTTATGGAATTTGGTTCGTCATTTGTTCGGTAAATGTTCGCAAAAAGTTCGTAAATCATATTAATTTTAATGGTTATTGGCAGACTTCATTGTAATGGATGTATCCAAGTGGTTAAAGCAAGATCATCTGTAGTTATCAGTGAATTTCATACTTTGGCTCATGAAAAATGTTTTCATTTGATTAGAGTGTCGAAGAAGGACTGCGGAAGACTTGAATGCATAGTAATAACATATTTAAAATGAAAAGCTATCCAATAGGACGGCTTATTTTTTTGTTTACATTATACAATTATTTGCTATAATAAGAACAAGTGTTCCAAAAGAAGATTCCTATTATGGGAGGGTTCAACATGAAGATATTGTTTTTAAACTCAATTGAAATTAAAGAAAAGATTGTTATTTTTTATATGGATAGCAATAATAAGGTCACACAGCGTTATATAAGGGTACTGCAGGTACATGATAATTACATACTTGCGTATTGTTATTACCGTGAAAAGGTGCGAACATTTAGGTTAGATAATATCCTTTCTGCTGGACCTTCAAGAAAAAGGGTAGGTGCTTAAATGAACGAAAGAGGAACAATCAAATGGACATCACTAATGCTGCCAGAACATGTCCAAATGTTAAATGAATGGACGGAAGAAGATAATTGGAAAACTAGCCTATCCTGGATGAACAACAAATAGAAGAAAACAGTATGAAGCTCCAGCTGGCTATACACAATAATTTAACTGTAGAAATTAAGCATTATAAAGATCGTTATTTTCATATGGCTAAAGGGAAACTGTATAAAATTGATATCGTGAATAAATACATCAAAATTGATAACGAAGAACGTACTAAAATTAATTTGAATGATCTAATAGATGTCGCTATTGATTAACCCCCAGTGCATAAAGGGGTTAATTTTTTGTCTTTCAAAATAATCATCCACAATCTTAACTAAATCCTCAATACCCTGCTATTTTGCTTCCAGGTTCATTTTGTATCCGTCCTTCCATAGAGATCATCGACTTAATACAACAATTCAGCGAGTTTCACAACTTTATTGAATAACTCATATTAATTTAATTTGATCATTAATTTTTATTACATTCATCGTAATTGTAAAAATAGTTATTTAATTCTACTTATCTGGTAAAAATGTATAACAAAGATCAATATGGGAGTGAATTTTATTGTTGATGTCTGAAGCTGCAAAATCTTATGAATCTGATAAAAGAATTGAAGGATTTTCGCCACAAACATTGATTGCTTATAAGCTTCAAGCAAAGTTGTTAATGAATTATTTTGGCAACACCAAAATAAAGCACATTACAACCCAGCATCTAAAGCAGTATTTAGGTGAATCAAGCAAAGAATTGAAACCATCGAGTTTGTCTCATCGAATAAGGTTTATTCGATCTTTATTTCGTTGGTCACACGAGGAAGGAATTATTGGGACTAATCCTGCTAGTAAAATAAAAGAACCAAAAGTTGGTAAACGTATTCCAAAGTTTTTAACAGAAAGAGAGATTGAACATTTAAGAGATGCTTGCTTTACCTCAATGGAGAAAGCCTTATTTGAATATATGTTTTCTACAGGATGTCGAATTGGAGAAATTGTTACACTTGACCGAAATAGTATTAACTGGGGAAGTCAATCCGCAATTGTTCGGGGGAAGGGAGATAAGGAGAGAGAGGTATATTTCAATATACGTTGTGATATTTGGCTAAAAAAATACCTCGATAGACGAGATGATAATGATCCAGCTATATTTGTCACGGAGCGCAATCCACATAGAATGAGCATAGCTCAAATGAGATACGTCATTAAACGTATCTCTAATCGGACTGGAATTAATAAAATCATCCACCCCCACCAATTAAGGCACAGTTACGCAACTCATCTATTGAACAATGGAGCCCCACTTGAAGTTATACAAAGTTTGCTGGGACACGAGAAAAGCGAAACAACACGAATCTATGCTCAATTAACTGGGAGGCTGCGACAAGAGTTTTATAGAAAATACTTTTAGAGGTTAAAGAGCAACAAGATATTGCGTTGCTCTTTTCAATTTTTGCACCAATATAGTTGAAAATGAAAAAGAGACTTTCATTTCAGAATCGCGCCCGATCGTATTGCGGATTAAAATAATTTCTTGAAGCAGTGGATTCATGATGAAATCCACTGCTTATATAGGTTCCTATTTTACAGGGATCCAGATTTCTGAATATAAATCAGGACTGGATGGATTTTCATCTGAATATACCTCTAGTTCTGGTGCACCTGCATGTTTGTAACCACTTGAAGGAAACCATTCTGAAAAAATTTGTTTCCACGCTTTTTGCATAGCATCCGGCATCGGCCCGTGAACCTCAAATACGGCCCATTTGGATTCGGGGATTTCCAAAGTTGATAATCCATTAGGAGCACTGCCCTCGTGTGCTGTACCTATCCAATAATCAATGGACCCGGAATCTATTTCAACACATACACCCACTACACCTTCAACTGGACCATTGTTCAATTTAAACAATCGCTCGTCTGTGCCCTCTCCGTTTATCTTATCCCACATTTTGGGGATACCCACTAGGTTCTCCTCATTAACCAGTGAAAATTCCTGTTTAAACCCCACAATCTGAAATCCCTCACGTTCAACAATTTTGACCTGCATTGGTTCTGCTCCCTTCAGACTCACCTGTACTACCAGGCGGTTATAAGATTTTAGCTTTCCCGTGTACTTTCGTGCTTCACTTGGTGTTACACCATGTTGCCGCCTGAAGGCCTTCGAGAAAGCTTCAGGAGTGTCGTAACCATATTCGTAGGCGATATCAATAATCTTTGTGTTTGATCTTGTTAACTCATAGGCAGCTAATGTTAGGCGACGACGTCTAAGATATTCACCAACAGATATATCAGTTAATATCGCAAATGTACGCTGAAAGTGAAAAACCGAAAAGTTAGCCTGTTGGGCAATGTTTTCTATCGGAAGGTCATCAAGTAAATGATCTTCCATATAGTCTATTGCTGCCTGTAATGATTCAACCCACGTCATGTCACTCACTCCTTATTTAAAATCCTAACAGAGCATCATCAATTAATCCTGTCTTTCCGTGCTTTGGTCGGACAGTATTTTTGAGTTAGTTAAGCTAACTGGCCCGTTTTTTGAAAAGATTATCAGACCACACTCTTAAACTAAACTACCAAATGGCACAATAAAAGGCGACTGCTCTTATTGTGTTATCGCACCAGTTCGTTTAAGTACATCATTTCACAAAGTTTATTTTCCGATAAACGAAACTGTAAAAATTAAACCTTTCATTACGAAGATTGCCAATGGAAATAACGAAGTAAATAAGGATATAATTATTTTCGCTTTTTCACGCTCAAAATTAGCTTTGAACAAAGGGAAAGCTGAAAGAAGCCCTAAAATAAATGTGGATAATGTACCCAACAATAAAAAATTATGGCTGTTTCATTATAAATCCATAAAAACAGAGGTGCGAGGTTATAAATTAATCTATAAATTGAACCAGTACAGGCTTACATCTCCCCGCATTACAAGCCCCTTCTGTAATACTGCAAGCAGAAATCCCTACGATTAAATTCATTTCTGCATTAAATGTGATTTTGCTTCCTGCTTTAGATACAGGTGGCTCAATAATAATTTTTTTGTCCTGTGTGATTGTAGTATTCATAAATATATTCAATGGTTGAATCGAATGAAAGTGAGAAATGCCATATGTCTTTAAACTATCATTAAGATTATCAAAACAATTGCTATGATGGTGGTTCACATTATAGAAATGCTGATAGGTTTCCAGTCGACATGATGGTATCATCATATCATGAACACCAACGTCATCTTCTATGATTGTGAGCATCGGTAAATATTTGTTACTGTATAAAATGTCCCCTGTTGAAAAAAATAACGATTCTTTACAATCTATGGTAACAGGTGCAGAAAAAAATTCATTGAATGCAGAAGCATTTACAGCAAAAAGATCTGCAACCTGCTGTCCTTCAATATCGATAACGGAGAATTTTTCTCCCCTATTTATTTTAAAGGCTTGTCCTGTTTGTTTATCTATCATTAACTCTCGCATTTTGTTTTCCCTTCTAGTTATAATTAGTGTCATACAATTATGTTGCTTAGATGTAAGGCCAAATCATTTTTCAATGGACATAAACACTCTTCAATTAGCCCCATTACTTAATATATTCGATAAAAAAGTGTTAACTCTTGTTAAATTAACGCACCATTTACTTTAAGTACACTAATTCACAATCCAAATTATAATTTTAACATAAATTTCCAATTCCTTAGCTATTTATCAGAGGAATTCGCTAAGTTATTAGGGAGTTGTTCTGCTAAATAATGAAGTTGACACAAAATTATGTCATCTTGGTAAAATAAGTGCCAAATAAGGAGCCATTTTTCTTTCTTTTTTGTAGATAGACATTGTTAAACCAACAAAAATTAGCAATCCATTTTATATGCTAATTGGATTGCTAAAAGGTTTGTTATTTTATGTTTTGTACTATTAAACTTAACCCGTTAGATGATGGCACGCTACTCTCTTATATTTATTCAGTATGAAGTAACAATTGATCTAAATCCATTATTTTAATTTTCTTTTTCGGTAACTGTTTAATCAATCCAAGTTCTTCTAGAGTAGTAAATTTACGGCTGATTGTTTCTGGTGTGGTACCAAGATACGAGGCTAAATCCTTTTTGGACATTGGTAAGATAATCGTTGGACTATTGCCACTTCCCTTTTCAACATTCTCAGCTAAAAAGGATATAATGCGGGTTTCTACATTTTCAATCGCTACTTGTGTGGTTTGTTTTTCAGAATCCTTCAAACGCATCGTTACTTCTGACAGTATTTTTAATGAGATCTGCGGATATTCCACCAAATACTCTTGTAAATCCTCTCGTTTAATTAAACAAATGGATGTATTTTGTAGTGCTTCCGCATAGTTCTCATGAATACTTCCAGGTTGGAAAATGGCGACTTCACCTGTAAAATCACCGGGATTTAAAATGCGAACAAGTTGTTCTTTTCCAGAATCCGATAAGCGGTAAATCCGAGCCTTACCTGAATTGATAATATATAAGGTATCATCTTTCTCACCTGCACGGAATAACATTTCCCCTTTTTGTAGATGAAGTGTCTTGGCAGATTCCGCAATCAAATCCATTTGTGAGTCTTCCAGATGGTTGAAAATGGGAACAATACGAATACATTCTGCATGTCCATGTTGGTGATGACAACATTGGTTTTGTTCCAAAATAACCTCTCCTTTTTATAAAAAGCCTAAGAGGGCATCTTAGGCTTCCTTTCTATTCACTCGATTAAGCAGGTTTTACCTTTGATTTGACAACAGGATATCCTAAGTCTTCAATTGCCTCTTCGATATCGTTAATAACGACTGCTTCTGAATCAAAATCTACTTTTACTTTACTAGCATTGAACATTACCTTCAAGCTATCTTGATTCACACCGTTTATTCCTTTCACCGCATTTTCAATCTTTTGGAGACAAGATGGGCAAGATAAGGTTTCTAATTGAATCGTTGCTTTTTGCATAAATCATTTCTCCCTTCATTTTTTAACGACCGTAAACCAATTTATTCTTTTGTTTTTGGGTTACTTTTAAGCCTGATATGCTTTGTCTACTTCTGATAACATTTCGTAGGTGCCTGCATATGTTTCACATACATCTCCAGGAATGGCGTAGTTGTCTGTGATTTTTCGTAACTGAGCAAATTCAACATCCAAGTCTGGTTTGTTTGCACCAGCATCTTTTACCTTTTTACTGAGTTTTTCAAATAGTTCACGTACTTCAAAGGCTTCTGGATGGTTCTTACCATGGGCCCGTGTAATCGCAGTAGTGTATAAATCCAGTTTTTCAAAATGGTTTGTTATTACTTCGTTAAATGTTTGTTCAGACATTATTATTTCCCTCTTTCTATATATAATTTTTGTTATGTGTGTTTGTCTTAGGCAGATTTTACTTTTGATTTAACAACGGGATATCCTAAGTCTTCAATTGCCTTTTTGATATCGTTAACGGTGATCGTTTCTGAATCAAAATCTACTTTTACTTTACTGGCATTGAATAATACTTTTAAGCTATCTTGATTAACCCCATTTAATCCTTTCACCGCATTTTCAATCTTTTGCATACAAGATGGACAAGATAATGTTTCTAATTGAATAACTGCTTTTTGCATGAATTATTTCTCCTTTCATCTTATCTTTGACTTTTTTGTTTTCCCTCTTCTTCTTTACAATTTAAGTATAGCTGAGGTTCAACGAAATGAAATTGACGCAAATCAAGTTTTAAGAAAAAAGTAGGGGAGTATTTTGTTCTTCCTACCTGAATACTTCCCCTTTATCATTCGTCAAGACCGCTTTCTATTAAATTTATCCTCTCAAACGGTATCGAAGCAATCTCATACCATTCAAGATGACTACTAAGATACTTGCTTCGTGAACCAACATCCCGATTGACATATTCATCCATTCACTAAATAGTAGGCTAGCAAGTAAGACTAATACCACACCAACTGCTATGGTGATGTTCTGTTTCATGTTTCTTGAAGTTAATTTTGTTAAGCCTAATGCGTGTGGTAAACGACTAAAGTCAGAATTCATTAAAACGACATCCGATGTTTCAATTGCAACATCTGTTCCACTTCCCATTGCGATTCCGATATCTGCTAAGGCTAATGAAGGACTATCATTCACTCCGTCACCGACAAAGGCAATGAGTTGGCCTTTTGCTTGCATTTTTTCAATATATGCGGATTTTCCTTCTGGAAGCATATGACCGTGTGCTTCTGTTAATCCAAGTTCTCGAGCAACTAAATCTACGGTTCCTTGGTTGTCCCCTGAAAGAACGACTAGGTTTTTGACTCCAAGTTTTTTTAGGTTTTGAAGATCTTTTTTAACACCTGGACGGATTTGATCCCGAATACCCATCAGAACTTTTAATTCTCCGTCAACCGCAGTTAACACAAGAGAATTCCCATTTTTCTCAAAGCGTTCGACGTCTTTTTTAGCTTTTTCGCTTAATTTCACATTTTCTTTTTCCATTAAAGCTACGTTACCAACGGCTATACGATGAACACCTATTTTTGCTACAATTCCGCCACCTTTAACGACTTCGGTTTCTTCAACAGTATAGAAAGTTGTCTCGCCAATATCCTGTAAGACAGCTTTTGCTAGTGGGTGGTCCGATTCGCGCTCCACACTTGCTAAGTATCCTAGAATTTCTTCAGTGTTGTTGCCGTAAAATTCTTTTTCGGCAACTTCAGGGTTTCCTACTGTCAATGTTCCCGTTTTATCAAAAACGATAGTATCTACTCTGCTAAAGTCATTGATAACTTCACTACCTTTTAGGAGGACACCATTACGTGCACCGTTTCCGATACCGGCAACGTTGGATACAGGAACCCCGATAACTAATGCACCTGGACATCCTAAAACAAGAATCGTGATAGCTAGTTCAATATCTTTTGAGAATAGCCAAACAATAAAACCAAGGACTAAAACAGCTGGTGTATAATATTTAGAGAATCGATCAATAAACCGCTCTGCTTCTGATTTGGAATCCTGTGCTTCTTCCACTAATTCGATAATTCTACCAAATGTTGTATCTTCCCCTACACGGTCAGATCGAATTTGAATCGTTCCATTTTCTAAGATTGTTCCCGCAAATACTTCAGAATCGACCCTTTTGCTTACTGGAACAGACTCTCCGGTAATACTTGCTTCATTGATGTGACCTTCACCTGTTAACACGGTTCCATCTACGGGGACTTTTGCACCCGTTTTGACTAATAAAATGTCACCTTCATCTACATCATCGACATCAACTTCTTCAAATTCTCCATTTTCCATTTGCTTTAAAGCACTTTCTGGTGCCAGCTCTGTTAATTCTTTAATGGCAGAACGTGTTTTGTTCAAGGTACGTTGCTCCAAGTAAGAACCAAATAAGAATAAGAAAGTAACGATGGCTGATTCCTCATAATTTTGAATCAATACTGCCCCAATTACTGCAATGGTAACTAAAACATCAATACTGACAACTTTTACTTTTAATGCCTGAAAGGCTTGAATCGCAATTGGTGCTACACCAAGAATAGATGCAATGATGAGCGACCAATTGAAAATGGCCATGTTGTCTAAGGAAAATCGTCCGAAGAATGCAAGTGCAATCAAAATTGCACTGATCAGTGTAATGGAATTCTTTTTACTTAATATATATCTTTGCATGTTGATTCCCTCCAATTTCATTTTCATTTGTATTCCTTGTTGATGACTCTAGTATAGGATGTTTCTATGAAATAAAAATTGATTAGGATCAAGTTCTATTGTAAAAGTGAAAAATTATAAAAGAACAGCAAAACAAATCCAACTGTTTTACTGAATAACTGAATAACTCTTATATATTATCGAACATACAATCAAAAAAAATCATTATATTGTACATTCTTTATTCAGCAGGCTTTAGAAAAGCATTATAAACTGCAAATCGAGTAGGAGGGGGTGACTAACCCCCGACCTCTCACACCACCGTACGTCAGACTGTCTAACAAATATTTAGCTTTTAAATCTTGAACGTATTATTCGTTCATTTAATTGTAAAATTATTGAAATCGAAAAAATTTAAAGGGTTTTTGGGATTGTTAAGCTACTAGTAGCTTAACAATTTCCGAAACCTTTTTGATTTTCGTTAATCTTTTGAAGTTATAGGCTACACCAATTAGAGCTGCCTCCGCGTTTACAGAGTCCAGCCCCTTTCCTAGAAAGAAAGTATAACCCAAGGATCGCTTAATGGTTCCAAAAGGATGTTCTACAATTTGCGATCGTTTCTTATAGGTTGCGTTATTGGCTTCCGTATCTTCTTTCAATTTTTCAAGAAGTTCTTCATGTTCCCAGCGTTGAATATTCCTTCCTGTTTTAGCTTTTGTACATAAATTATATACAGGGCAAGATAAACAAATATCTCCCCCTTTATATCTCTTGTACTTCATACCATTTTTAGACGTATTTTCCTTATAAGGAAGTTCTTTTCCTTGAGGGCAACGATAAGTATCTGTTTCTTTTTGATACTGAAAGTTATCTTTTGAATAAGTAGGATCTCCTGACGTACTTTTGTTTTTTTGAGGTTTTAAATATAAAATGTTTCCATCATCTAAACACTCTTTTATTTCTTTTGCGTTATAATATCCTGTATCAGCCAATACGATTCTGTTTTCGTTTTTTGATAATATTTTATTTGTTTCCGAAACCATGGGAGTTAATTGGCTTTGATCATTTACATCGTTTACTACATCTAAAGTGACAATCAGTTTATGTTTATTATCAACGGAAGATTGCATATTGTAAGCTACATCTATTTTTCCGTTATTCTTCATAGCTCTAGATTCAGGATCTGTAGTCGTTAATTGATTCTTACCTTCTTCTATCATTTTCTTTTTCAGTTCAGTTAGGTTCTCTTTTTTCTTTTTATATGTATCAATTTTTGATTCAATAGACGAAACAGTCTCTTCCATTAGCTCATCCTCTTGTGCTGTTTCTTCTAGTTTTTGAAGATAGTGTTCTATCTTTTCATCCATATATTTCATCTTCTTTGTTAACCCATTTGGAGTAATATAATTTCTCTTACTATTTTGCTCCCGTATTTTTGTTCCATCAATGGCAATGAGCTTACCATCAATTAATCCCCATCCTTTAAGTAAACATGTAAAAGTACGCATGATTTTCTTAAACCCTTTACGGTTTTCCTTTAAAAATAATGAAATAGTTCCGTGATCGGGACGAATTCCGTTCACTAACCACATTAATTCAAGATTCCTTTTACATTCGGTCTCTAAAGATCGGGAGGACCTAATTTTATTAAAATATCCGTAGATGAATAATTTCAATAAATCTTTTCTCTCATACGGTTGTTGGCCAGGATTGTGTTTTTTATATTCTTTAATCCCCATTTCAGCTAAGCAAAGGGATTCTACAAAAGCATCAATTGCTCGAACAGGATTTTCTTTCTCAATCATTTCATCTAAAGATAGGATTTGAAAACTCATTTGATCTCTTGAAAAACCATGAACATCGCTCATTTTGCAAAATCTCCTCTGCTTATAAGTTACTTATATTATACCTTTTTTTAGCTTTATTTGTTAGACAGTCTGACGTACGGTTCCGTATACGGCGGTTTCATTTAGGTCCAACGCATGGTCTGATATCGCTTGGATAGACTCTTCAACCCTTACTCTAACCAATATTGGTTGCCAAGGGCTCTAGACAAGATGGGGCTCTTGGCTATACGCCAATACGCCTTCCTTGAATTTGCCCATTCCCACGCTTTTCCTTTCTTAATTCCAAGTTTCATGAGATTCTTGTATTTTGTTTTGACTTTCTTCCATTCCTTCCAGCGTATCATTCGAAGTCTTCTTCTTATCCAGCCATCTAGAGCTTCAAATATGGTAGGTGTTTCTGCTAGCTGATAATAACCAAGCCAGCCTACTAAATATCGATTTAGCTTTTCGATTCTATCCCTCATATTCATAGATCTCTTTCTGGAGGTTAGTTCTCTGACACGGTGTTTAAACCGTTTGATACTCTCTTTAGAGACCCGAATCTTTGGGTTCACCTTATGGAAAGTGAAAGAAAATCCAAGGAATTTACGTTTCCATGGGCGGTCTACTGCACTTTTCTGTTCATTTACTTTTAACTTTAGTTTTCCTTCGATAAATTCAGTAGTACTTTTCATCACTCGTAAACCAGCTCTCCTGGAACGGACATAGATATTACAGTCATCCGCATAACGGACGAAGCGAAGTCCTCTTTTCTCTAATTCCTTGTCTAGTTCATCTAAAACAATATTAGAAAGTAGTGGACTTAATGGTCCACCTTGAGGTGCTCCTTCCATGTTCGGCTGTACAATCCCACCGTCCATAATACCAGCTTGGAGATATCTGCGAATCAGTTTAAGCACTCTCGCGTCTTTGACTCGTTGGCTCAACGTTCGCATTAATCTGTCGTGATGTACTTTATCAAAGAATTTCTCTAAATCCATATCGATAACCCACCGATAGCCATCTTTGATATAGCTTCTTGCTTCTCTTACTGCGTCGTGGCCTCGTCTATTTGGACGAAAACCATAACTGTGCTCTGAGAAGGTTGGGTCATAAATGGTTGTAAGAACCTGTGCGATTGCTTGTTGGATGAATCGGTCTAACACGGTAGGAATTCCTAGCTTCCTCATTCCGCCGTTTGGTTTCGGGATTTCGACACGACGAACGGGTTGAGGATAGTAGGTACCTTCTTCGAGTTGTCCTCGAATGGAAGTCCAGTGTTCCATGATATGCGCTCGTAGGTTTTGTACAGGCATCTCATCCACACCATGACTTCCTTTATTTCGCTCAACACGTTTAAGTGCGAGTATTAGGTTTTCCCGTGATAGAATTCTTTCCAACATGATATCTTACTCCTA
It encodes:
- a CDS encoding toprim domain-containing protein is translated as MHKQSLYKRLVYQNIEDALAELNAEDKGRYYICNCPECNEHEAFIYKNNTNFIQCNRENHCGERMLLQFQEKKSLHPEIGKMQETYPSLSDDQKEALTWSMRLFSFAKTGFKSEALDNGYRGLSKETARKHIVDLQNKEVAKYFFKKTSSLLGKDYSNNSWMCKRNLVFSLYDKSNILDRVLLRSSIDPTLEPKEIQLIMNPSKDTKDFFIEIPEETKTVVFSESLLDALSFREVDEHCGFIALTGASKTRQVQAYIRENKDTFTDKHILVAMDDDKAGWKATRKLVFALEKEGLGENVSLFRYSDGYQDANEFLQGNREQFTKRYLQDTNQLEQTKQNVNEISLS
- a CDS encoding pilin; the encoded protein is MQDAIQTITNITDGIKPVAPVLAGLVLVVIGLLWTFAKDPQKKELYTGWMVNVAIGFGIVYLAASLVSWMGGRVVGF
- a CDS encoding YolD-like family protein; translated protein: MDEQQIEENSMKLQLAIHNNLTVEIKHYKDRYFHMAKGKLYKIDIVNKYIKIDNEERTKINLNDLIDVAID
- a CDS encoding tyrosine-type recombinase/integrase; translation: MLMSEAAKSYESDKRIEGFSPQTLIAYKLQAKLLMNYFGNTKIKHITTQHLKQYLGESSKELKPSSLSHRIRFIRSLFRWSHEEGIIGTNPASKIKEPKVGKRIPKFLTEREIEHLRDACFTSMEKALFEYMFSTGCRIGEIVTLDRNSINWGSQSAIVRGKGDKEREVYFNIRCDIWLKKYLDRRDDNDPAIFVTERNPHRMSIAQMRYVIKRISNRTGINKIIHPHQLRHSYATHLLNNGAPLEVIQSLLGHEKSETTRIYAQLTGRLRQEFYRKYF
- a CDS encoding AraC family transcriptional regulator, with protein sequence MTWVESLQAAIDYMEDHLLDDLPIENIAQQANFSVFHFQRTFAILTDISVGEYLRRRRLTLAAYELTRSNTKIIDIAYEYGYDTPEAFSKAFRRQHGVTPSEARKYTGKLKSYNRLVVQVSLKGAEPMQVKIVEREGFQIVGFKQEFSLVNEENLVGIPKMWDKINGEGTDERLFKLNNGPVEGVVGVCVEIDSGSIDYWIGTAHEGSAPNGLSTLEIPESKWAVFEVHGPMPDAMQKAWKQIFSEWFPSSGYKHAGAPELEVYSDENPSSPDLYSEIWIPVK
- a CDS encoding DUF1989 domain-containing protein, which gives rise to MRELMIDKQTGQAFKINRGEKFSVIDIEGQQVADLFAVNASAFNEFFSAPVTIDCKESLFFSTGDILYSNKYLPMLTIIEDDVGVHDMMIPSCRLETYQHFYNVNHHHSNCFDNLNDSLKTYGISHFHSIQPLNIFMNTTITQDKKIIIEPPVSKAGSKITFNAEMNLIVGISACSITEGACNAGRCKPVLVQFID
- a CDS encoding Crp/Fnr family transcriptional regulator, with the protein product MEQNQCCHHQHGHAECIRIVPIFNHLEDSQMDLIAESAKTLHLQKGEMLFRAGEKDDTLYIINSGKARIYRLSDSGKEQLVRILNPGDFTGEVAIFQPGSIHENYAEALQNTSICLIKREDLQEYLVEYPQISLKILSEVTMRLKDSEKQTTQVAIENVETRIISFLAENVEKGSGNSPTIILPMSKKDLASYLGTTPETISRKFTTLEELGLIKQLPKKKIKIMDLDQLLLHTE
- a CDS encoding heavy-metal-associated domain-containing protein; translated protein: MQKATIQLETLSCPSCLQKIENAVKGINGVNQDSLKVMFNASKVKVDFDSEAVVINDIEEAIEDLGYPVVKSKVKPA
- a CDS encoding iron-sulfur cluster repair di-iron protein, ric, producing MSEQTFNEVITNHFEKLDLYTTAITRAHGKNHPEAFEVRELFEKLSKKVKDAGANKPDLDVEFAQLRKITDNYAIPGDVCETYAGTYEMLSEVDKAYQA